A single Stutzerimonas stutzeri DNA region contains:
- a CDS encoding DUF3320 domain-containing protein: protein MDDEVQPLTLKDETPPKEVKILASLVAKLNLADFQNAIPVIRELRISNETEARFVNATLSLSSVPEVFKPKVWRIDEIAADSFRVIPGLDLVLDGPLLTRLTEAELSTFTFVLEADDKDADGGRKQLARHEQVVDLLPRNQWGGLRHIPDMTAAFVQPNDPAVERLLKQTAELLRLSEKSSSLDGYAGGSKRAWQLASAVWGAVARMKLDYALPPASFEYSGQKVRSPSQIADTGLATCMDLTLLFCAALEQIGLNPVIVFTKGHAFAGLWLKPEEFTTALVDDVTAVRKRVKLQELVLFETTLITQNPIPSFSYAAERGAKQIAEDAESDFEMLLDIRRARLQRIKPLASAEAQIARVAADVLNDVPHILVEDGAGIPDETHEVVVEDLSKLDPSDRLGRWQRKLLDLSLRNNLLNFKMGKRALKLESPDPSALEDILSSGQSLKLLTRPDLMDGADPRERALYEQREREDVRRRHAEDALRRREVFVALTSNEMDARLTELYRSARTALQEGGSNTLFLAIGFLSWTREDRAGQKYKAPLVLVPVTLERKSARSGFTMVLHDDEPRFNPTLIEMLRQDFELGLGSLEQDLPRDDSGLDIASIWKKVGHAIKDIPSWELNEDVVLSMFSFAKYLMWKDLSENAEHLRQSPVVQHLLDTPRDSFVSDTPFPEPEALDRIYGPTDVFCPLPSDSSQLAAVMAAAKGKDFVLIGPPGTGKSQTISNMIAQSIAQGRRVLFVSEKIAALDVVYRRLREIGLGEFCLELHSSKARKTDVLAQLQSAWEAKGQVDSAAWEVEAQRLATLRDSLNIYVERLHRRHRNGYTIYDAIGTVISGGDEAVAPVAWGLPDTHDQKAILELRELCDRLEVNAQAVDYGQLAGNALHAVGQTEWSPHWQQQFVQAAREVLPAVLEVQRAADRFVELAGLPATEYTPTALEGLSVLSLALPAAAGQDWRFALRPDARAISLRLSDGCTWVEKHRDLNAKLSDLWSSRSVTDAKQGIDLLQQRRATYSELGPAWPERVTVVLAHAVALLGQISDLKRQLSVTYSDAIESLDVDLLMREWQEAEQSFWPKSWFAKRRIAALLAPSQKTPSEANCGEDLAVWTQIRSIRRTVDELEPGQECVAVWQGSKSEAEQIATTNKLQEAIRLQKAESQWADNGLELVEQGLLGDGLKEELKRLRLLRRLDADIAALSDLGASTHDLWRGQATNVESLNAALRFQAERRAIEERGRLTDDHPEVEEGRCGKTLKEDFVLLKQRAAVERDLSDLVDLRELVPVWSDLKTNLELARKALAFQGQIATANAKLALNPEQIAAYKAPLQTLLGDGNALLEPEGAIALAGAAMRDKLKLLQERSSNLTSIGSFTETGVVETAHLSINDLKKSCETVVSSEARLKAWCAWRKVRDEAFAVGLAPIVQAMESGVITFGKVRRVFEVNYARWWLNTTVDNEAVIRTFVSVEHEQRIRDFRALDDKFTELTKDWLRARLCADLPSQDSVSRSSEWGLLRHEMGKKTKHIPLRELMSRAPEALTKLTPCLLMSPLSIAQYLPPASTPFDLVIFDEASQIPVWDAIGAMARGRQVVMVGDPKQLPPTSFFDRTESTADDEDVEADLESILDECISANLPMRNLNWHYRSRHESLIAFSNQRYYHSKLVTFPSPFTADKAVRLCPVAGVYDKGGSRTNLIEARALVADLVARLQSPAFRQSGRTVGVVTFNGEQQKLIMDMLDEACRKDPSLDPYFAESELEPVFVKNLESVQGDERDIIYFSTTYGKDATGVMSMNFGPMNRPGGERRLNVAITRARQELVLFSTLRPEHIDLARTQAVGVRDLKHFLEFAERGPRALAEANFGSVGGFDSPFEEAVAAALSKKGWQVHTQIGVSLFRIDLGVVHPDAPGRFLAGVECDGATYHRSATARDRDKLREFVLRGLGWEIVRIWSTDWWVDAAGTAEKVHQQLTELLNASRAKQAIIDAAQESERLKIDAAMANVIDVVDQVSLVASANAVEANDPTGGLPESKYATVASPTPAEGADAAYTPTQYLVYKETDPSSAVEQVDPERFFDASYTSTLEKMVAHVIAEEGPVLDMALSRRIARAHGWVRTGSRIRDRVDHIARAHFRSHEEEQTGTFFWPAHIESDTNVVFRRPGDDDSNRPLAEICLPELRALVDEMSKRGHVGEGLVYAVAKESGVSKLAHAGRLRIERAINRSTE from the coding sequence ATGGACGACGAAGTTCAGCCCCTCACGCTTAAAGATGAAACCCCGCCTAAAGAAGTGAAGATTCTTGCTTCCTTGGTTGCGAAGCTGAATCTTGCTGATTTTCAGAACGCCATTCCTGTGATTAGAGAGCTTCGCATCTCGAACGAGACCGAAGCCCGCTTCGTCAATGCAACCCTGTCGCTGTCCTCGGTGCCCGAGGTTTTCAAGCCCAAGGTCTGGCGGATTGATGAGATCGCTGCGGATAGTTTTCGGGTCATTCCAGGGCTTGACTTGGTGCTGGACGGCCCCTTGTTGACTCGCTTGACCGAAGCCGAGCTGTCAACTTTTACCTTCGTCCTTGAGGCTGATGACAAGGACGCAGACGGTGGCCGGAAACAGCTGGCCCGCCATGAGCAGGTCGTAGATCTTCTTCCTCGAAATCAATGGGGTGGCCTACGCCACATCCCGGACATGACGGCAGCGTTCGTTCAGCCGAATGATCCGGCAGTTGAGCGTTTGCTGAAGCAAACGGCTGAGCTGCTTCGTCTGAGTGAGAAGTCGTCGTCGCTTGATGGCTATGCGGGGGGCTCCAAGCGAGCTTGGCAGTTAGCTTCTGCAGTCTGGGGGGCCGTGGCGCGGATGAAGCTAGACTACGCCTTGCCGCCCGCAAGCTTTGAGTATTCCGGGCAAAAGGTACGTAGCCCCAGCCAGATTGCTGATACTGGCTTAGCCACCTGCATGGATCTCACCCTGCTTTTCTGCGCTGCTCTGGAGCAGATCGGACTCAACCCTGTAATTGTGTTCACCAAAGGGCATGCTTTTGCGGGCCTCTGGTTGAAGCCCGAAGAGTTTACGACTGCGCTGGTGGATGATGTAACAGCCGTGCGCAAACGGGTGAAACTGCAGGAGTTGGTGCTTTTCGAAACCACCCTCATCACGCAAAACCCGATTCCGTCGTTCTCATATGCTGCTGAACGAGGTGCTAAGCAGATCGCTGAAGACGCTGAGAGCGATTTCGAAATGCTGCTGGATATTCGTCGAGCTCGATTGCAGCGTATCAAACCACTGGCAAGCGCTGAGGCTCAAATTGCGCGGGTCGCTGCTGATGTATTGAATGATGTGCCTCACATCCTGGTTGAAGACGGCGCAGGCATCCCTGACGAAACGCATGAGGTGGTGGTCGAAGATCTATCGAAACTTGACCCCTCGGATCGTCTTGGTCGATGGCAGCGCAAGCTTCTAGACCTGTCGCTTCGCAACAATCTGCTCAACTTCAAGATGGGCAAGCGAGCACTGAAGCTTGAGTCTCCAGATCCAAGTGCACTTGAGGATATTCTTTCTAGTGGTCAGTCATTGAAGCTGCTGACCCGACCTGATCTCATGGATGGCGCTGATCCGCGTGAGCGCGCTCTTTATGAGCAGCGTGAACGTGAAGATGTTCGTCGCCGTCACGCTGAGGACGCATTGAGGCGCAGAGAAGTCTTCGTTGCTTTAACATCCAACGAGATGGACGCTCGGTTGACCGAGCTGTACCGCAGTGCCCGCACTGCACTTCAGGAAGGCGGGTCTAATACGCTATTCCTGGCCATAGGTTTCCTGAGCTGGACGCGTGAGGACAGAGCTGGGCAGAAGTACAAAGCTCCACTGGTGTTGGTGCCTGTCACCCTAGAGCGCAAGAGCGCGCGCTCGGGATTCACCATGGTACTGCACGATGACGAACCGCGCTTTAACCCGACGCTAATTGAAATGCTGCGCCAAGACTTCGAGCTTGGCCTGGGGTCTCTTGAGCAAGATCTGCCTCGAGACGATTCCGGTCTGGATATTGCCAGCATCTGGAAAAAAGTCGGCCATGCCATCAAGGACATCCCGAGTTGGGAGTTGAACGAAGACGTCGTGCTGTCGATGTTCTCGTTTGCCAAGTACCTCATGTGGAAGGATCTGTCCGAGAACGCCGAGCACCTTCGGCAAAGCCCGGTAGTCCAGCACCTTCTGGACACGCCACGCGACTCGTTCGTTTCAGATACTCCGTTCCCGGAGCCAGAGGCACTGGATCGTATCTATGGCCCGACCGATGTCTTTTGCCCGCTGCCATCTGACTCATCCCAACTTGCTGCGGTGATGGCGGCAGCCAAAGGAAAGGACTTCGTCCTCATTGGGCCGCCTGGCACAGGTAAGAGCCAGACGATTTCCAACATGATCGCTCAGTCGATTGCCCAAGGGCGTCGTGTACTGTTCGTCTCGGAAAAGATCGCGGCTTTGGATGTGGTTTACCGGCGCCTGCGTGAGATTGGTCTGGGTGAGTTCTGCTTGGAGCTGCATTCGAGCAAAGCTCGAAAAACAGATGTCCTTGCTCAGCTGCAATCAGCCTGGGAAGCCAAAGGGCAGGTAGATTCTGCGGCATGGGAAGTTGAAGCGCAGCGCCTCGCTACGCTGCGTGACAGCCTGAACATCTACGTTGAGCGTCTCCACCGGCGCCATCGCAATGGCTACACCATTTACGATGCAATCGGTACGGTTATCTCAGGTGGTGATGAGGCGGTCGCACCTGTTGCTTGGGGTTTGCCTGACACTCACGACCAGAAGGCAATACTCGAGCTTCGTGAGTTGTGCGACCGCCTCGAAGTGAACGCTCAGGCTGTGGACTATGGTCAGCTTGCTGGCAATGCTTTGCATGCAGTTGGTCAGACCGAATGGTCACCCCATTGGCAACAACAGTTCGTACAGGCCGCACGTGAAGTCTTGCCTGCAGTGCTCGAGGTGCAACGAGCTGCAGATCGATTCGTTGAGCTGGCAGGGCTTCCGGCTACGGAATACACCCCAACGGCACTTGAGGGCTTATCCGTTCTTTCCTTGGCGCTTCCAGCCGCTGCAGGACAAGACTGGCGATTCGCGCTTCGCCCAGATGCACGCGCCATCTCCCTGCGGCTGAGTGACGGTTGCACATGGGTCGAAAAACATCGGGATCTCAATGCCAAGCTGTCTGACCTATGGTCTTCGCGCTCTGTTACCGATGCAAAACAGGGTATCGACCTGCTGCAGCAGCGCCGTGCGACGTACTCTGAGCTTGGCCCCGCCTGGCCGGAAAGGGTCACGGTTGTACTGGCTCACGCAGTGGCACTATTGGGTCAGATATCTGATCTCAAGCGACAGTTAAGCGTCACTTACAGTGATGCGATTGAGTCACTCGACGTTGATCTTTTGATGCGTGAGTGGCAAGAGGCTGAGCAGTCATTCTGGCCTAAATCGTGGTTCGCAAAGCGCCGTATCGCAGCGCTCTTAGCGCCTTCTCAAAAGACGCCGAGCGAAGCAAATTGTGGTGAAGACTTGGCGGTCTGGACGCAGATCCGATCGATACGCCGTACTGTCGATGAGCTTGAGCCAGGGCAGGAGTGCGTTGCTGTTTGGCAGGGCTCGAAATCAGAAGCTGAACAGATCGCAACAACGAACAAGCTCCAGGAAGCAATTCGACTTCAAAAAGCAGAATCGCAGTGGGCGGATAATGGACTCGAGTTGGTCGAGCAGGGCCTGCTTGGCGATGGTTTGAAGGAGGAGCTGAAACGGCTTCGCTTGCTGAGGCGCCTCGATGCTGACATAGCGGCACTTTCCGATCTCGGCGCAAGCACCCATGATCTTTGGAGAGGGCAGGCCACAAACGTTGAGAGCCTAAATGCAGCGTTGCGCTTTCAAGCAGAACGCCGAGCAATCGAAGAGCGCGGTCGACTCACTGATGACCACCCGGAGGTTGAAGAGGGGCGCTGTGGGAAAACGCTGAAAGAAGATTTCGTTCTGCTTAAACAACGGGCGGCGGTTGAGCGTGATCTGTCTGACCTGGTTGATTTGCGAGAGTTGGTGCCAGTTTGGAGTGATCTCAAAACCAACCTGGAGCTCGCACGTAAGGCTCTAGCATTTCAAGGACAGATAGCGACTGCTAACGCCAAGCTTGCTCTGAATCCGGAGCAGATCGCTGCCTACAAAGCGCCTCTGCAAACGCTACTGGGAGATGGCAATGCTTTGCTGGAGCCAGAAGGGGCAATCGCTCTGGCCGGCGCTGCGATGCGTGACAAGCTCAAATTGCTTCAGGAGCGCTCGTCGAATCTGACGTCGATAGGGAGCTTTACCGAAACCGGTGTCGTTGAGACTGCTCACCTGTCAATAAATGACCTGAAGAAGAGCTGCGAAACGGTGGTTTCGTCTGAGGCGAGGCTCAAAGCTTGGTGTGCATGGCGGAAGGTGAGAGATGAGGCCTTCGCGGTCGGCCTTGCTCCGATTGTGCAGGCTATGGAGAGTGGAGTGATCACCTTTGGAAAAGTCCGTCGTGTCTTTGAGGTGAACTACGCTCGCTGGTGGTTAAATACCACCGTTGATAACGAAGCAGTGATTCGTACTTTCGTCAGCGTCGAGCATGAGCAGCGTATTCGCGATTTCCGGGCGTTGGATGACAAGTTCACCGAGCTGACGAAGGATTGGCTCCGCGCTCGACTGTGCGCCGACCTACCAAGCCAGGACAGTGTTAGCCGCTCATCTGAGTGGGGGCTGCTGCGTCATGAAATGGGTAAGAAGACCAAGCACATCCCTTTGCGGGAGCTAATGAGCCGAGCACCAGAGGCGCTGACAAAACTAACGCCGTGCTTGCTGATGAGTCCTCTTTCGATCGCTCAATATCTACCACCAGCCTCGACGCCATTCGACCTGGTCATCTTCGATGAAGCTTCGCAGATTCCTGTATGGGACGCGATCGGCGCTATGGCGCGAGGCAGGCAAGTCGTGATGGTTGGCGACCCGAAACAGCTTCCGCCTACCTCTTTCTTTGATCGTACTGAGTCCACGGCTGACGATGAGGACGTCGAGGCTGATCTTGAGAGCATTTTGGATGAATGCATCAGCGCGAATTTGCCGATGCGCAACCTGAATTGGCACTACCGTAGCCGTCACGAAAGCCTAATCGCGTTCTCGAACCAGCGTTACTACCACTCGAAACTGGTGACGTTCCCATCGCCGTTCACAGCCGATAAAGCCGTGCGTTTGTGCCCGGTGGCGGGTGTCTACGATAAGGGCGGTTCACGCACCAACCTGATTGAGGCGAGAGCGTTGGTCGCTGACCTCGTGGCTCGTCTTCAATCGCCAGCGTTTCGCCAGAGTGGCCGTACCGTTGGTGTTGTAACGTTCAACGGTGAACAGCAGAAGCTCATCATGGACATGCTGGATGAGGCTTGCCGGAAAGATCCGTCGCTTGATCCGTATTTCGCCGAGTCTGAGCTTGAGCCTGTGTTCGTCAAGAACCTGGAAAGCGTCCAAGGGGACGAGCGTGACATCATCTATTTCTCGACCACATACGGAAAGGATGCTACCGGTGTGATGTCGATGAACTTCGGGCCGATGAACCGCCCGGGAGGTGAGCGCCGGCTTAACGTTGCCATCACACGTGCTCGTCAGGAGTTGGTGCTGTTCTCGACTCTGCGCCCAGAACACATTGATCTTGCCCGCACGCAAGCTGTAGGCGTTCGTGATCTTAAACACTTCCTCGAATTTGCCGAGCGCGGGCCGCGTGCATTGGCAGAGGCGAACTTCGGTAGCGTGGGTGGATTCGATAGTCCGTTCGAAGAGGCGGTCGCTGCCGCTCTGAGCAAGAAGGGCTGGCAGGTTCATACCCAAATTGGCGTCTCTTTGTTCCGAATAGATCTGGGTGTTGTGCACCCCGATGCTCCAGGGCGGTTCCTTGCAGGCGTTGAGTGTGATGGTGCTACCTACCACCGTAGCGCAACAGCGCGAGACCGCGACAAGCTCAGGGAGTTTGTTCTGCGGGGGCTTGGATGGGAGATCGTCAGGATCTGGTCGACAGACTGGTGGGTGGATGCCGCTGGGACTGCAGAGAAAGTTCATCAGCAGCTTACCGAACTGCTTAACGCTTCAAGGGCCAAGCAAGCGATCATTGATGCGGCGCAGGAGTCGGAGCGCTTGAAGATCGATGCTGCAATGGCGAACGTGATTGATGTAGTGGATCAAGTTTCGCTCGTCGCCTCGGCGAACGCTGTCGAAGCCAATGATCCTACTGGTGGGTTGCCAGAGTCGAAGTACGCCACAGTGGCATCTCCTACACCTGCTGAGGGAGCGGACGCTGCCTATACACCAACGCAATACTTGGTTTACAAAGAAACAGACCCTAGCTCGGCAGTGGAACAGGTTGATCCAGAACGGTTCTTTGATGCGAGCTACACCTCGACGTTGGAAAAGATGGTTGCCCATGTGATAGCTGAGGAAGGCCCCGTGCTTGATATGGCATTATCACGTCGTATTGCTCGTGCTCATGGCTGGGTTAGAACTGGCTCACGCATCCGTGATCGCGTCGACCATATTGCCCGGGCTCATTTCAGGTCACACGAGGAGGAGCAGACTGGAACATTCTTCTGGCCCGCCCACATCGAATCTGACACGAATGTGGTGTTTCGCAGGCCCGGAGATGATGACTCGAATCGGCCACTTGCTGAAATCTGCCTCCCAGAACTGCGCGCCCTTGTAGACGAGATGTCTAAGCGTGGTCACGTCGGAGAAGGGCTCGTGTATGCAGTGGCGAAAGAATCGGGCGTCAGCAAGCTTGCCCATGCGGGACGGCTGCGAATTGAGCGAGCCATAAATCGAAGCACTGAGTGA
- a CDS encoding TniB family NTP-binding protein, with the protein MSNRDEALKYAHVKADIRHLVDLPAEQRIQICRHDIWIDTPRLKPLLNCLNHMVYTDNQIQASSIFIHGGGGDGKSALFHRLQALGELSRKKMVFITLTENLNRYKLHDAICEQFSVQIGKRTTAANRLDIIEKKIHSGGIGAIVIDELSDAMLEGSTNKRIILSLLRSLAEGKLKLCVIAFGNSVANEAMILDRVLDRRFVQWELQPWKLDQHFVDFIATYETHLPLKLASNVASPKLRTLIHSNSHGILDNIVKILKSAAMDAIEQGTERITQDQIPNIDALAMKYGFKIHHPGKPKKK; encoded by the coding sequence ATGAGTAATCGGGATGAAGCTCTAAAATACGCTCACGTCAAAGCGGACATAAGGCACCTTGTTGACTTGCCGGCAGAACAAAGGATTCAGATCTGCCGCCATGATATTTGGATCGATACGCCACGTTTGAAGCCATTGCTGAACTGCCTAAACCACATGGTATACACAGACAACCAGATCCAGGCGTCTAGCATATTCATCCATGGTGGAGGCGGTGACGGTAAGTCCGCATTATTCCATCGGTTGCAGGCGCTGGGCGAGCTTTCGAGAAAGAAAATGGTGTTCATCACCCTGACCGAGAATTTGAACCGTTACAAACTCCATGATGCGATTTGTGAGCAATTCAGCGTGCAGATCGGCAAGAGAACAACTGCGGCCAATAGGCTTGATATTATAGAGAAAAAAATACATTCGGGGGGCATTGGTGCAATTGTCATCGATGAGTTGTCAGATGCAATGCTTGAGGGGAGCACCAACAAGCGAATAATATTATCACTGCTGCGTAGCCTCGCAGAAGGTAAACTTAAGCTGTGCGTTATTGCTTTTGGCAACTCAGTTGCCAACGAAGCCATGATACTTGACCGTGTTCTGGATCGGCGATTTGTACAATGGGAGCTTCAGCCTTGGAAATTAGATCAGCACTTTGTGGACTTCATTGCTACGTATGAAACCCATTTGCCCCTGAAGCTCGCGTCGAATGTTGCATCCCCGAAGCTGAGGACGCTCATACATTCAAACTCACATGGCATTCTTGATAATATCGTAAAGATTCTTAAAAGCGCGGCTATGGATGCTATCGAGCAGGGTACTGAGCGGATTACCCAAGATCAAATCCCTAACATTGATGCTCTGGCGATGAAGTATGGCTTCAAAATCCACCATCCCGGCAAGCCCAAAAAGAAATGA
- a CDS encoding Mu transposase C-terminal domain-containing protein codes for MDNKHSEQEAHPLENTMPLAPARNPYDGVPRDWKESGVPPSDEIIPSQVRTIDQREEQLADERRSVFEQVNQGLPASRGMELLGLKKSHFYKLLDDHRNGKNIVRNHKGTPKGGSRTTSGQVAALGKAYDKHYVGPKASISELLTWARRYCERSGEKAVSRHTARRYLYAIPEKDRDRKTLTNEQFNQKYGFKPKKIVIDGLLRRVSMDHTRVDILLVDEFNRDVIIGRPWITMIICDRSRVILGFYLSMETPSLNTVAAALAFAVMNKDSSLFGFVTYPEEYPFFGIPFVIYTDNAAEFTSDAFIQQCQEWGMEWDHRPIGKKWYGGIIERVIGSFMTTSVHFLPGSTGSNVVERQGFESELNAKLDFEQFAEWMLKEITVYHGKIHASLRCTPRQAFTHYKSQGKYDSSRVISKEDETRFLIDFCPTSFGHKVHSYGINFAGRRYASDALEEYVGQNIDVKYLQYDLSYIWVKVPHGFLKISCSYTRDGLAMHWESYSNHKQLSKRMPGLINKASGTIDDEFAPSAMDRQEEILQEAAAMKTAFMNAPKQPALPPPLPPSAEGVALDEVEVHPIDDSKFYVQTDDVIWEEEEILRPRIILDTDEIDLLVPVLIVDPKEG; via the coding sequence ATGGATAACAAACATTCGGAGCAAGAAGCGCATCCGCTTGAAAACACCATGCCGTTGGCACCAGCCAGGAACCCGTACGATGGTGTCCCCAGAGACTGGAAAGAATCTGGTGTTCCACCCAGCGATGAAATCATTCCATCTCAGGTCAGGACAATTGATCAGCGGGAGGAACAGCTCGCAGATGAACGTAGATCTGTATTCGAACAGGTCAATCAAGGACTGCCTGCCAGTAGAGGCATGGAGCTTCTTGGGTTAAAAAAATCTCATTTTTATAAGTTGCTCGACGATCATCGCAACGGAAAGAACATCGTTCGCAATCACAAGGGAACGCCTAAAGGAGGCAGTCGAACAACATCGGGCCAGGTGGCCGCACTAGGCAAAGCGTACGACAAGCACTACGTTGGCCCAAAGGCTTCTATCAGTGAGTTATTGACGTGGGCCCGCCGTTATTGTGAGAGGTCTGGTGAAAAGGCGGTAAGCCGCCATACAGCGAGAAGATATCTCTATGCAATACCAGAAAAAGACCGTGACCGGAAAACGCTCACTAATGAGCAGTTCAATCAAAAATATGGATTTAAACCAAAAAAAATAGTCATCGATGGTTTGCTGCGTCGCGTGTCAATGGATCATACGCGGGTGGATATACTGCTCGTCGATGAGTTCAACAGAGATGTGATTATCGGTCGTCCCTGGATAACTATGATCATCTGTGACAGGTCTCGGGTGATCCTAGGTTTTTATCTTAGTATGGAAACCCCAAGTCTAAACACTGTTGCCGCAGCTCTAGCGTTTGCGGTGATGAATAAAGATAGCAGCCTGTTCGGTTTCGTAACTTACCCAGAGGAATACCCCTTCTTTGGTATTCCGTTTGTCATTTATACAGATAACGCCGCTGAATTCACGAGCGATGCATTTATCCAGCAGTGTCAAGAATGGGGGATGGAGTGGGATCATCGTCCCATTGGGAAAAAGTGGTATGGCGGGATCATAGAGCGTGTAATTGGCTCATTCATGACAACATCAGTGCACTTTCTTCCCGGTTCAACTGGGAGCAACGTCGTAGAGCGGCAGGGGTTTGAAAGCGAGCTAAATGCCAAATTGGACTTCGAGCAATTTGCGGAGTGGATGCTGAAAGAAATAACTGTTTATCACGGAAAAATTCACGCTTCCCTTCGGTGCACCCCTAGGCAAGCTTTCACCCATTATAAGAGTCAAGGAAAGTATGATTCGTCGAGGGTTATTAGTAAAGAAGATGAGACGAGATTTCTGATCGATTTTTGCCCGACTTCCTTCGGTCACAAAGTTCACTCATATGGGATTAATTTCGCCGGTCGCAGGTACGCAAGCGATGCCCTGGAGGAATATGTAGGCCAAAACATCGATGTTAAGTACTTGCAATATGACCTTAGCTATATTTGGGTCAAGGTGCCTCATGGCTTCTTAAAGATTAGTTGTTCATATACCCGTGACGGGCTAGCGATGCATTGGGAATCCTACTCGAACCACAAGCAGTTATCGAAGCGTATGCCAGGTTTAATCAACAAGGCTAGCGGTACCATCGATGACGAGTTCGCACCCTCCGCCATGGATCGCCAGGAAGAAATTCTTCAAGAGGCTGCAGCCATGAAAACGGCTTTCATGAATGCGCCAAAACAACCGGCTTTGCCGCCACCCCTTCCACCTTCAGCCGAAGGGGTGGCGCTGGATGAAGTGGAGGTGCACCCCATTGATGACAGCAAATTCTATGTCCAAACCGATGACGTTATCTGGGAGGAAGAAGAAATTCTCCGGCCACGAATTATCTTAGACACTGATGAAATCGATCTGCTTGTTCCAGTTTTAATCGTTGACCCTAAGGAGGGTTGA
- a CDS encoding DMT family transporter, producing MLAAREDEALEEQLEPKRSPFVTAVAFMLAAAILIPLLNAEVKYLGLFYPVIQLLWCRYFGHVVFMLVVFAPRKGKALFRSRRPWLQIVRSLLFCLTSFLMFCALQYVPVGTAAAVSFTAPMVVLVLSPFMLGETVGPLKTVAAISGFAGALFVIQPGGDAFHPAVLLVLLSACTSALTQILSRKLASHDTPETSNTYMAAAGFVLTSLMLPFFWQSPDSLVHVGLLVSMGILGGCGHYCLVRAFEVAPAPFVAPFTYLQIVGASLLGYLLFSELPNLWSCIGTFIIVLSGLVVLLGEQYLESRRPRTSTRSSG from the coding sequence ATGTTGGCGGCGCGGGAAGATGAAGCCCTCGAGGAGCAGCTGGAACCGAAGCGCAGCCCGTTCGTGACAGCGGTAGCGTTCATGCTGGCGGCGGCGATTCTGATTCCTCTACTGAACGCGGAAGTTAAGTACCTCGGCCTGTTCTACCCGGTCATTCAGCTGCTCTGGTGCCGCTATTTCGGCCATGTGGTGTTCATGCTTGTGGTATTCGCGCCGCGCAAAGGGAAGGCGCTGTTTCGCTCTCGGCGTCCCTGGTTGCAAATCGTGCGGTCGTTGCTGTTCTGCCTCACCTCCTTCCTGATGTTCTGTGCGCTGCAGTACGTGCCGGTGGGGACCGCGGCGGCGGTGAGTTTCACGGCGCCTATGGTGGTCCTGGTACTGTCACCCTTCATGCTGGGCGAGACGGTAGGCCCGCTGAAGACAGTCGCGGCAATCAGTGGGTTTGCTGGGGCGCTGTTCGTCATCCAGCCGGGTGGCGATGCCTTTCATCCTGCCGTGTTACTGGTGCTCCTGAGTGCTTGCACCTCAGCGCTTACGCAGATCTTGTCGCGCAAGCTCGCTAGTCACGACACGCCGGAAACGTCCAACACGTACATGGCCGCCGCCGGGTTCGTGTTGACGAGCCTGATGCTGCCATTCTTCTGGCAGTCGCCGGACAGCCTGGTACATGTTGGGTTGCTGGTCAGCATGGGCATCCTCGGTGGTTGCGGGCACTACTGCCTGGTGCGTGCCTTCGAGGTGGCCCCTGCGCCGTTCGTCGCACCGTTCACTTACCTGCAAATCGTCGGCGCGAGTCTGCTGGGCTACCTGCTGTTTTCCGAGCTGCCGAATCTGTGGAGCTGCATCGGCACCTTCATCATCGTACTGAGCGGATTGGTTGTCTTGCTAGGCGAGCAATACCTGGAGTCGCGGCGTCCGAGGACGTCGACCAGATCGTCAGGCTGA